In a single window of the Papaver somniferum cultivar HN1 chromosome 8, ASM357369v1, whole genome shotgun sequence genome:
- the LOC113301730 gene encoding uncharacterized protein LOC113301730, which translates to MHIFIVYKRVFISYLLGINCKLLVHIRYRNMASSDDEEDLVVVVIAATTTLIAVYYQYFLEKTICHDSILSGAAHVDEVLNGHDARCQDSFRMEKHVFLRLCDMLKEKELLRHSNGVRFEEKIAIFMLVVGHNERNRILQERFQHSGETISRHFNAVLDAIVALADDFLVPAGPDTPTKILENPRFYPYFKDCIGAIDGTQIPAMVGLDEQVPFWCRKGFISQNVLVACSFDLQFQYVLAGWEGSAADSRILDSALTRCDRLIVPKGKFYLADAGFANMPQFITPYRGVRYHLKEFGGNRPKYAKELFNLRHASLRNAIERAIGILKRRFTILQLQPQYPFESQVKIVLACCILHNHIRRECINDLIFDDENLQNLLETDPRMQQDSEFPTLGRNRQREVASELRTSIADAMWNDYQRRRRG; encoded by the exons ATGCATATCTTCATCGTTTACAAG agggttttcatatcatatctgcTAGGAATCAATTGCAAGTTACTG GTACATATAAGATATCGTAATATGGCGAGTTCTGACGATGAAGAAGATTTGGTAGTAGTTGTAATAGCAGCCACAACAACACTAATTGCTGTTTATTACCAATATTTTTTGGAGAAAACAATATGCCATGATTCAATTCTTAGTGGTGCAGCTCATGTAGATGAAGTCTTAAATGGTCATGATGCACGATGTCAGGATAGTTTTCGTATGGAAAAACATGTTTTCTTAAGATTATGTGATATGTTGAAAGAAAAGGAGTTACTTCGTCATAGTAATGGAGTTCGTTTTGAAGAAAAAATAGCAATTTTTATGCTTGTTGTTGGACATAATGAACGTAACAGGATACTTCAAGAGCGTTTTCAGCATTCAGGTGAGACAATTAGTAGACATTTTAATGCAGTCTTGGATGCTATTGTTGCATTGGCAGATGATTTTCTTGTACCAGCAGGGCCTGATACCCCCACTAAAATCTTAGAAAACCCAAGATTTTATCCATACTTCAAG GATTGTATAGGAGCCATTGATGGAACACAAATACCAGCAATGGTTGGTCTCGACGAACAAGTCCCTTTTTGGTGCAGAAAAGGGTTCATTTCGCAAAATGTTTTAGTAGCTTGTTCCTTTGACTTACAGTTTCAGTATGTTCTAGCTGGTTGGGAAGGCTCGGCTGCTGATTCACGCATACTAGATTCAGCTCTAACAAGATGCGATAGATTAATTGTGCCCAAAG GTAAATTTTATCTCGCTGATGCAGGATTCGCCAATATGCCGCAGTTTATTACTCCATATCGTGGTGTCCGTTATCACTTGAAGGAATTTGGTGGAAATCGTCCAAAATATGCAAAGGAATTATTCAATCTCCGACATGCATCGTTACGGAATGCAATTGAACGTGCTATCGGTATACTTAAAAGACGCTTCACTATTTTGCAACTGCAGCCTCAATATCCATTTGAATCACAAGTGAAAATTGTACTTGCATGTTGCATCCTTCATAACCACATCCGCAGAGAGTGCATTAATGACTTGATTTTCGATGATGAGAACTTACAAAACCTACTAGAAACCGATCCAAGAATGCAACAAGACAGTGAATTCCCTACACTTGGGAGAAATAGACAACGAGAAGTAGCTTCAGAACTTCGAACTTCAATCGCAGATGCAATGTGGAATGACTATCAGCGTCGCCGCCGCGGCTAG
- the LOC113306197 gene encoding uncharacterized protein LOC113306197, with protein sequence MTANPCWEEITSALLENQQPHNRLDLVARVFELKREALIKEIEDKKVFGRVVGYVYTIEFQKRGLPHMHMLIFLDKADKIHTPGQGDKMVCAEFPDEKKDPELFQTIQRCMVHGPCGARKPSASCMDGGRCTKNYPKQYAESTSISEDGYLVYRRRDDGWVFHYRNQSYTNMDVVPYNPHLSRMFDCHINIEVCSSVLVVKYIHKYISKGYDLMIMVVGGGPNEILQYLNARYIGAPEAAWRLLGSRPHKEKPKVQWLAVYLPGKQQVIYDPDDPVEVIRTRQKM encoded by the coding sequence ATGACAGCAAATCCGTGCTGGGAAGAAATTACAAGTGCTCTGTTAGAAAACCAACAACCACACAATAGGCTTGATTTGGTGGCTAGGGTGTTTGAGCTCAAACGTGAGGCGCTGATAAAAGAAATAGAAGATAAGAAAGTATTTGGAAGGGTGGTTGGATATGTTTACACAATAGAGTTTCAAAAGAGGGGTTTGCCGCATATGCACATGTTGATTTTTCTGGACAAGGCAGATAAAATACACACCCCGGGGCAAGGGGATAAGATGGTGTGTGCCGAATTCCCAGATGAAAAAAAGGATCCAGAACTTTTTCAAACTATACAGAGATGCATGGTTCATGGACCGTGTGGTGCTAGGAAACCAAGTGCAAGTTGCATGGATGGCGGCAGGTGCACCAAAAACTATCCGAAACAATATGCAGAGTCAACTTCAATTAGTGAGGATGGGTATCTAGTGTATCGCCGACGCGATGATGGCTGGGTTTTCCATTATCGCAACCAGTCATACACTAATATGGATGTGGTTCCTTATAATCCACATCTTAGCAGGATGTTTGACTGTCATATCAATATCGAGGTCTGCTCCAGCGTCCTTGTCGTGAAGTATATACACAAGTATATTTCCAAGGGATATGACTTGATGATTATGGTTGTTGGTGGTGGCCCCAACGAGATTCTTCAATATCTGAATGCAAGGTATATTGGAGCACCCGAGGCAGCTTGGAGATTACTTGGAAGCCGTCCACACAAAGAGAAACCCAAAGTACAGTGGCTAGCGGTATATCTTCCGGGCAAGCAACAAGTTATTTACGATCCAGATGATCCAGTCGAAGTAATTAGGACAAGGCAGAAAATGTAG
- the LOC113306196 gene encoding ATP-dependent DNA helicase PIF1-like, with protein sequence MYNGESHTFLATDKQEQVNGESSTGTTYTSETLNQQNPSGLPAFKLDLKVGYPIMLLRNLAPISGLCNGTRLRVEICEQHVIMATILTGDKAGEVVFIPRISLTPSSSHVLIRMTRRQFSIRLAYAMTINKSQGQSLKYVGVDLRSPVFSHGELCVALSRCISAGRIHVLLPKHNTRHETTNVVYPEVLS encoded by the exons ATGTACAATGGTGAATCTCACACGTTTCTTGCAACAGATAAACAAGAGCAGGTTAACGGTGAATCATCAACAGGTACAACCTATACGAGTGAAACATTAAACCAACAAAATCCATCAGGATTACCGGCATTCAAATTAGATCTTAAAGTTGGTTATCCAATTATGTTGTTGCGTAATCTAGCTCCTATAAGTGGACTATGCAATGGTACTAG GTTGAGGGTAGAGATCTGCGAGCAACATGTTATTATggcaacaattttaacaggagaTAAAGCTGGGGAAGTGGTTTTTATTCCACGCATATCACTAACACCATCATCATCGCATGTTCTCATTCGAATGACTAGGAGACAATTCTCAATCAGGTTGGCTTATGCGATGACCATAAATAAATCTCAGGGTCAGTCGCTGAAATACGTGGGGGTAGACTTGAGGAGCCCCGTATTCAGCCATGGAGAACTCTGTGTTGCACTGTCCAGATGCATAAGTGCCGGTAGGATCCATGTGTTACTCCCAAAGCACAATACTAGACACGAAACAACAAATGTTGTGTATCCAGAAGTGCTATCataa